Genomic segment of Limnohabitans sp. INBF002:
GTGCGCTCCAAACGCGCGGCTTGCTGGCGCAAAGACACCACGGCACCCAACACGATGGCGGCCAAGGCCACCACCGAGTTCAAGCTCAAGGTCGAAAGACCACTCAAGCCTTGCCCAATGGTGCAGCCCAGGGCGGTCACGCCACCGACGCCCATCAACACGCTACCCAGCAGGTGTTGGCCCAAATCGCGCGGGTTGGCAAAGCCTTCCCAGCGAAACGTTTTGCTTTGCAAAGCCGAGGCCGCAGAGCCGACAACCACACCCGCCACGGCGGCCACGCCGGTGGTCAGCACTTTAGAGGCGTCGCTGTAAAACATGAGCCAATCCAAGGTGGCCGCCACGGGGGCGACAAAGCTCAAGGCTTCTATGCGGCCCGAGCTGGTGGCGACATACACGGCATCCAACGTTTCTGGATGTTCAGGCACAAAGCCCAAATGACCGCTCACCCACCACATGGCCATCACGGTGCCGCCCACGCCAAAGCCTGCAACAAGACTGTCGCCGCACCAAAAATCTTTGTGACGCAACACCCCAACCAACAAGGCTAGGCCAAGGAGGTAAGCCAAGCCGGGCACGCCCAGCATATTCAGATTGGCACCCGCAGGCATATCGACAAACACGGCGTCTACCGTGCTTACGCGCAAGACCGCCGTGATGCCTTTGAGGGTGGCAAAGGCACTGACGCCCATCACCACAAACACAACCAACGACTTGAGGTTGCCACCGCCCATGCGCACCAAGGTTTTGTTGCCGCAGCCTGAGGCGATGACCATGCCGTAGCCAAACATCAAACCGCCCACCAGCGTGGACAACCACATCAGGCGTGAGCTGGCGTACAAGGTTTTGCTAGGGTCGATCAGGCCAAAGTCGGCCAGAGCGGCAAAGCCGATCATCGCCACGCCAATCGCGCACAGCCATTGGCGTGCGCGCGTCCAGTCACCCATGTGGACCACATCCGAAATGGCGCCCATGGTGCAAAAGTGCGTGCGTTGGCTGATGGCGCCCAAAAGCAAGCCCCCTAAAAAAAAGGCCCATAGGACCTCTTTGGTGAGCGTGGCGATCTCGGTCACTTGAGCTTCGCCAGACGCTCAGAGGCCGCAGAGGCAGCCTCGGTGTGTGGATAGGTCTTCACCACATCGCCCAAGGTTTTGCGGGCGGCCTTGATGTCTTTCAACTCCAACTGACAATTGGCCACTGACAACATGGCGTCTGCAGAACGCATGTGGTTCGGGGCTTTGCTCAACAAGGTGTTGAAGTTTTTGATGGCGTTGTTGTAGTCGCGGTTGGCGTACTGGGCATTGCCCACCCAAAACAACGAAGGCACCACGTAGCCACTCTTGGGATTGCGTTTGATGAAGTCGTTGAACGCAGTGCTGGCGGCGCCAAACTCGCCTTTGCGGAAGATGGCCAAGGCGTCTTCGTAGGCTTTGGTTTCTGCGGGATCAGCCACAAACTCCACGCCATCGACCTTGACTTTGGTGGGTTCAAACTTTTTCAAGCGGTCGTCCACGCCTTGAGACAACTCTTGCTGGCGGCGCAGCTCTTGCGTCAACTCTTCTTTTTCGCCGCGCAAACGTGCTGTTTCTTCGCGTAAGGCTTCAAACTGGTTTTGCTGTTCAAGCAAGCTGCGCTGGAAGTTTTGAATCTCTTCGCCTTGGCGTTCCACGCGTTCGCGCAAATCGAGAATCGCACGACGTGCATCGGTATCTTCAAACAACGCGGCATGCACGCCAGTGCTCAACAACACACCTGTGGCCAAGACCACAGCGCGGAGAGAAAAAGAAGGGTTCAATGTCATTGGTAGTTCAGCGCTGCACGGCGGTTTTGTGAATAGGCAGACTCGTCAGAGCCTTGGGCCACTGGCTTTTCTTTGCCAAAGCTCACCGACTCCATTTGGCTTTCAGGCACACCCAAAACCGACAAAGAGCGACGCACGGCGTCTGAACGCTTTTGGCCCAAAGCCAAGTTGTACTCGCTGCCACCACGCTCGTCGGTGTGGCCTTCGATGTTCACGCGGCGGTTGCGATCGGCACGCAGGTAGCGCGCATGTGCATCCAGCACGTTTTGGTATTCGGCCTTGACGCTGTAGCTGTCGAGGTCAAAGTAAATGATGTGCTCAACGCCCACAGGGCCTTGCTTGATGCCTTGCATGGCACCCAAGCCACGCGAACTCAAGCCATTGACACCGCTTTGACCAGACGTACCGCCCGAGCGGTCGTCCACTTGCACGTCGTCCAACTTAACGCCAGAGGCGCAGCCCGACAACACAGCCGCGATGGAGACGAGTAACAGAAGTTTTTTCATAAGAATGATTCAAAAAAAAGAAAAAGAATTAAGGCAAGACCTTGCTGAACGGGCCCCAATTGGGCTCACGCAAATCGCCACCTTGGCCAGACAAACGGGCTTTGATGCGGCCATCTAAGGTGGTGGTCATCAAAGCTTCGCGGCCATCTTGGTGGGTCGCATACACAATCAAGCGGCTGTTGGGCGCGAAACTGGGACGTTCGTCACGGTTGGTGTCGGTGATGGCGGCCACGTTGCCGCTGGCAATGTCCATCACATGCAGCTTGAAGGCGCCGCCGATGCGCGAGATGTAGGTGAGCCAACGGCCATCAGGGCTGATGGCAGGTGAAATGTTGTAGGTGCCGTTGAACGTCACGCGGTTGGCTGGGCCACCAGACGCGGGCATGCGGTAAATCTGGGGCGCACCGCCACGGTCGCTCACAAAATAGATGGCCGTGCCATCGGGCGAGAACACGGGCTCGGTGTCAATGCCAGCCGATTGCGTCAGACGGCGGGGTTCGCCGCCCTGGGCATCAATCACAAACAACTGCGAGCCGCCATCGCGGCTCAAGGTCACAGCCAAATTGCGGCCATCAGGCGACCAGCTGGGCGCGCTGTTGGAGCCACGGAAGTTGGCCACCACGCGGCGCTTGCCGGTCGAGACGTCGTGCACATACACCACGGGCTTGCGGGATTCAAACGACACATAGGCCAATTGACCACCCGAAGGTGACCAGCTGGGCGAAATGATGGGTTCGGGGCTGGCCAAGGCCGATTGGGCGTTTTCGCCGTCCGAGTCAGCCACCCAGAGGTTGAAACGCGTGCCTGATTTGGTCACGTAAGCGATGCGGGTGGAAAACACGCCCTTGTCGCCGGTGAGTTTTTCGTACACAAAGTCAGCAATACGGTGGGAGGCCAAGCGCAAATCGCCGGTCACCACGGTGTAGCTCATGGCGCCTAGGTCTTGGCCGCGCACGGTGTCCCACAAACGCACACGCACGTCAAAGCGACCATCGGCCATGCGGCTGATGCTGCCTGTCAACAGCGCGTCTGCGCCCTTTTGGCGCATGGCGCTGATGTCGGGGCGTTGGGTTTCGTCGGTCACCACGCCAGCGCTGACGCCGCGGAACTGGCCGCTGCGCTCAAGGTCGGCCTGCACGATGGCCGAAATCTTTTGGGGCGATGCTTCTTCACCACGCAAAGGGGCAAAGGCAATCGGCACTTGGGTCAAGCCCACGCCCGACACTTCCACACGGAACTGCGCCCACGTTGGCAAGGCCAACAAGCCGGCGGTCAAAAGCCCAAGTGCGAAGCGAAAAAGGTGACGTGTCATAGTGAGAGAGGTAGCCAAACGAATCCGCTGATTTTAGTGGCGAACGAGTGGCGATAATGGCCTGTAATGTGTTTCTTGCCACTCTAAGAATTTATGACCACCACCGCCCCATCGACCCCGTCTGACTCCTTGTACCAAAGGCTCAAACGCGTGGCCCCGTGGTTTGCAGGTCATCCTGGCGCGCTGGTGTTGGGCATTGTGGGCATTTTTGTAGGCGCCGCCACCGAGCCCGCCATTCCCGCCATGATGAAACCCCTGCTGGACAGCGGTTTTGACCGTGGCACCTTAGAGCTGTGGAAGATTCCCCTCGTTTTGCTGTTGTTGTTTGGTGTGCGCGGCTTTGCGGGTTTTATTGCGGCCTATTGCCTGGCCCGTGTGACCAACTATTCGATGGAAAAGTTGCGCCAACGCCTGTTTGAGAAGCTGTTGCGCGCTGATTCCCAGCTGTTTGCCACCCAGCACACCAGCGGCTTGACCAACACCATGGTCTATGAAGTGAACAACGGCGCTTCGCTGCTGGTGACCACCATGCTGGCATTTGCCAAAGATTTGGTCACCCTGCTCGCCTTGCTCGGCTACTTGTTGGTCCTCAATTGGAAACTCACCCTGATTGTGTTTGCCATCTTCCCGCCCATCGCTTGGGTGGTGAAAAACCTGTCGCGCCGCCTCGACAACGTGACCCGCGCCAGCCAAGACGCCACCGACGAGCTGGCCTATGTGGTGGAAGAAAACGTGCTGGCCTACCGCATGGTGCGCTTGCACAACGCACAAGGCAGCCAAACCCACAAGTTCGGCAGCTCCAACCAAAAACTGCGCCAGCTGGCTCTGAAAGCCGTTGTCGCCAACTCGGTGATGACCCCGCTCATCCAAATGTTTGCGGCCTTGGCGCTGTCCGCCGTCATCATGGTGGCGCTGTACCAAAGCACGGGCGATGGCGCAACCCAAGGCGTGACCGTGGGCAGCTTTGCTGCCTTCATCACCGGCATGTTGATGCTGATTTCGCCCATCAAACACCTGTCTGAAGTGGCGGGCACGCTCACACGTGGCGTCACCTCTCTGGAGCGCGGCTTGAACCTGCTCGAGCTCGCCCCGGACGAAACCCAAGGCACACACACCAGCGACCACGCCCAAGGCGAAATTTGCTTTGACCACGTCACGCTGCAATACCCGTCTGCCACCGCACCTGCCCTCAACAGCGTGAGCCTGACCATCCACCCCGGCCAAACTGTGGCCTTGGTCGGTCCATCCGGCTCTGGCAAAACCACCTTGGCCAACCTGTTGCCGCGCTTCCTTGACCCCACCACGGGCCAAGTGCGCTTAGACGGCGTACCGCTCAAAGACTGGTCGCTGGCCAGCTTGCGCCGCCAAGTGGCCTATGTGAGCCAAGACGTGGTCATGTTCAACGACACCGTGGCCCAAAACATCGCCTTGGGCGAAACCGTGGACACAGCCCGTGTGTGGAGCGCCCTAGAAGCCGCCAACCTCGGTGACTTTGTGCGCAGCCTGCCGAGCCAAGAAAACACGCTGGTCGGCCACAACGCCACCCAGCTCTCAGGCGGCCAACGCCAGCGCTTGGCCATTGCCCGCGCCATCTACAAAGACGCGCCCATCCTGATCTTGGACGAAGCCACGTCGGCCTTGGACACCACCTCTGAGCAAGCCGTCAAAGATGCGCTGAATGTGCTCATGCAAGGCCGCACGTCTCTGGTCATCGCCCACCGCCTGTCCACCATTGAGCATGCCGACCTGATCGTGGTCATGCAAGCCGGCAGCATTGTGGAGACCGGCACGCACAGCCAACTCATGGCCCAAGGCGGCGCGTATGCAGCGCTGTACCACGTGGCTGCGCAAAGCACCGACAACCATTTCTCTGACTCACAAAGCATCTGAGCACCCTATGAGCCAAGCATCCATCAGCGGTTTCACCTTCATTCGCAACGGCGTGGAGCTGGGCTTCCCGTTTGAAGCCTCCATTCGCTCGCTCCTGCCCTTGGTCGACGAGTTTGTGGTGGTGGTCGGCAAAAGCAACGACGACACCTTGGCGCGTATTCACGCCATCGGCTCACCCAAGATTCGTGTGATCGAAACCATCTGGAACGAACGCATGGCCGACCGCGGCTTTGTGTACGCCCAGCAAAAAATGATTGCGCAATTCGCCTGCACGGGCGACTGGGCGTTTTACCTGGAGGGCGACGAGGTGGTGCACGAGGCCGAACTGGCCAACATCCGCGCCAGCGTGGACCAGCACCACCACAACCCCGCGGTGGAAGCCCTGGTGTTTGACTACTTCCACTTCTACGGCACACCCGACTTCGTGGCCAACAGCCCAGCTTGGTACCGCCGCGAATGCCGCCTGATTCGCAACACCATCCGCTCGTATGCGCCAGATGGCCAGTACTGGCTCATCACGGCCGACCACAAAAAAGGCCGCAACCCGCAAGCCGCTTTGGCCAATGCGCATATCTACCACTACGGCTGGGTGCGCAGCAATGAGGCGATGCAAAAGAAGCTGGACCAAGTGAGCAAGTTTTGGTCACACGGCGCGCCCACCATTCGCTACAGCCAGTTTGACGCCCAGGTGTTGCAGCCGTTCACGGGCACGCACCCTGAGCTGGTGAAGCCTTGGTTGGAAAGCTCGGCCGAAAAGAGCTTCACGATTGACCCCGATTACAAGCTGACCAAGCGTGAGAAGCGTCACCGTTGGTTGATGAAGCTTGAGAAGGCGTTTGGACTGGACTTCAGCCGCAAGCACTTCAAGCTCGTGGCTTAAAGCAACACAATGTCGTACTGCTCCTGCGACATAGAGCCTTCCGCCTGCAAAGAAATCGGCTTGCCAATGAAGTCGCTCAAGCCAGCCAAGTGCTGGCTTTCTTCATCGAGCAACACATCAATCACATCGGGCGAGGCAATCACGCGAAACTCACGCGGGTTGAACTGACGGGCCTCGCGCAAAATCTCGCGCAAAATGTCATACGTCACGGTGCGCGCGGTTTTCACGCTGCCTTTGCCGTCACACACGGGGCATGGCTCGCACAGCATGTGGGCCAGCGATTCGCGGGTGCGCTTGCGGGTCATCTCCACCAAACCCAAGGCCGAATAGCCGCTCACCATGGTCTTCACGCGGTCGCGGGCCAGTTGTTTGCGGAACTCGGCCAACACCGCCTCGCGGTGGTCTTCGCGCGTCATGTCGATGAAGTCAGCAATCACAATGCCACCCAGGTTGCGCAAGCGCAGTTGGCGGGCAATCGCGCCAGCGGCTTCTAGGTTGGTCTTGAAAATGGTTTCGTCGAAGTTGCGCGCGCCCACAAAGCCGCCGGTGTTCACGTCCACCGTGGTCAAGGCCTCGGTTTGGTCCACGATGAGATAGCCGCCAGACTTCAGTTCTACACGACGGCCTAGGGCCTTGCCCACTTCTTCGTCGATGTTGAACAAATCGAAAATCGGGCGCTCGCCTTTGTAGAGCTGCAGCTTGTCCACCGCGCTGGGCATGAACTCTTGGCCGAAGGTTTTGAGTTTCTGAAACTGCTCGGAAGAATCAATGCGGATGGTTTGCGTCATCTCGCTCACCAAATCGCGCAGCACGCGTTGCAACAAGCTCAGGTCTTGGTGCAACAGCGATTTGGGCGGCAAGCGCGTAGAGGCTTCTTTGATGCGCGCCCAGGTTTTGCGCAAGTAGGCAATGTCTTCGCTCAGCTCAGCATCGCTGGCATCTTCGCCGTTGGTGCGCAAGATGAAGCCGCCGGTTTTGCCGTCGGCTGCAGCGGCTTCGGCCAAGCCTTGCAAGCGTTTGCGCAAGGCTTCGCGCTGCTCAAACGGGATTTTTTGCGACACGCCAATGTGTTGGTCTTGCGGCAAAAACACCAGCAAACGGCCCGCAATGCTGATTTGCGACGACAAGCGTGCGCCTTTGGTGCCAATCGGGTCTTTGATGACTTGCACCAACAGGGATTGGCCTTCAAACACTTGCTTTTCAATGGGTACCACAGGGGCGGGCTCGCCCTTGTCGTTGTCGGCGTGACGCGCAGCCACGCTGCTCATCAAGTCGGCCACATGCAAAAACGCGGCACGCTCTAGGCCAATGTCGATGAAGGCCGACTGCATGCCCGGCAGCACACGCGCCACTTTGCCCAAATACACATTGCCGACCAAGCCACGCTCTAGCGTGCGCTCGACGTGCAGCTCTTGCACCGCGCCGGTTTCCACAATGGCCACACGGGTTTCTTGGGGCGACCAGTTGATGAGGATGTCTTGTTGCATGTGCAAATCCGGCTTAAACCTTGAATCCAAACGCGCGCAACAGCTGCGCGGTTTCAAACATCGGCAGGCCCATGATGCCAGAGTAGCTGCCGCTGATGTGCTCGATGTAAGCCGCTGCCCTGCCCTGCACCGCATACGCACCGGCTTTGCCCATGGGCTCGCCGCTGGCGACGTAGCTTTGAATTTGTGTGCGCGTCAAAGGCGCGAAACGCACGTTGGACACACTGAGCGCTTGTTCGGTTTTGAGCGGTTTGCCTGATTTAGACAACGTACCCATGGCAACCGAAGTCAACACACGGTGGGTTTGGCCGCTCAAAGCGCCGAGGATTTGTGCGGCATGTTTGGCGTCATCGGGTTTGCCCAAAATGGTTTTTCCCAAAGCCACGGTGGTGTCGCTGCACAGCACGGGCGCAGCAGGCAAGCCACGGTGCTTCATGCGAGCCAAGGCGGCTTCTAGCTTGAGCAAGGTCACGCGCTGCACATAGGCGCGTGGGGCTTCATTGGGCAGCACTGCCTCTAGCGCTTCGGCGTCTTCACTCTCGTCAGCCAGCAGCAACTCATAGCGCACGCCCAGCTGCTCTAGCAGTTGGCGGCGGCGTGGGCTTTGTGAGGCGAGGTAAACGAATTTGGAGTCGGACATAAAGGGGTATTTCTGCGATTAGCTTCAGCGGGGTGTTTACGCAATGGCGCCGCTTGCTTCACTCGCGGTGATAAGGGTGATTGGCGTTGATAGACCACGCGCGGTAGAGCTGCTCCACCAACAACACACGCACCATGGCGTGCGGCAGGGTCAGGTCTGAAATACGGATGCGCTCGTGCGCTTGCTTTTTGAACTCGGGGCACAGGCCATCGGGCCCGCCAATGACCAAGGCCACATCGTCCGCTTCGAGCTGCCAATGCTTGAGCTTGGCGGCCAAAGCCACGGTGGTGAGGTTGGTGCCGCGTTCGTCCAAAGCCACGATGCGACAGCCGCGCGGAATGGCGGCCTCGATGCGCTCACGCTCGGCAGCGTAGATTGTGTCTAGGGTTTTAGAGCTGCGCGGCTCGGTTTTGACGGCCTTGAGCTCGACCTTCAGCTCAGACGGAAACCGCTTGGCGTAATCGTCCCAAGCGGTTTGTGCCCAGTCGGGCACACGTTGGCCGACTGCGACGACCCACAGCCTCATGCGTTGCGGGCAGTGGTCTTTTTAGCAGCTGGAGGACGCTTGCCCACTGGCTTACCAGCCGTGGTCGAAGCGCTGCGCGCTGCGGCTTTGGCGGTTGACTTGGCACCCTTGAGGCCCACCGTCTTCACAGGCAACTTGGCTGGCGCTGCTGACTTTTTGGCGGCTGTCGTTTTGGCCGGTGCGCTCTTAGCAGACGCTGTTTTAGCAGCCGTCGTTTTAGCGGGCGCTGCTTTGACTGGGCCGCGTGTGGAGGTGCTGCGTGTTGCAGGCTTGGCTGAGCCCGTGCGCTCATCGGCACCACCGCGTGTGGATGAACTACGAGCTGCACCGCGTGCGGCAGGCTTTTTGTCACCGGCCGCAGTTTTCTTAGCCGCGGGCTTTTTGCCAGCCGACTTCTTAGCAGGGGCTTCTTCAGGTTCAGCCGCTTTGACAGGTTTGGGCGCACCAAACTTCAGACGCACAGGCTTCTCGCCCCAAATTTCTTCGAGGTTGTAGTAGCTGCGGATGGTGGGCTGCATGACGTGCACGACCACAGGGCCGCAATCCACGATGATCCACTCGCCGTTGTCTTCGCCTTCGATGCGAGGCTTGCCAAAACCACCTTCGCGCACTTTGTCGCGCACGCTGGCGGCCAAGGCTTTGGTTTGACGGTTGGATGTACCCGACGCCACGATGACGCGCTCAAACAGCGAGGACAAGTGCTCGGTGTCAAACACCACGAGGTCTTGGGCTTTGACGTCCTCCAGCGCATCCACGACGGTGCGTTGCAGTTTTTGGACATCTTTTTTGGCGGAGGTTTCGGTCATCTGTTTTATCGGTAAAGGCTGTGTTTTTCAATGTAGTGCTGCACAGCGGCAGGCAACCACGCGTGCATCTTCGGGTCTGGATGTGTACCTTTGGCAACGTGCGCACGAATTTCGGTGGCACTCACATTCAGGCTTGGCATATCCAAGCGTTGTACGTCGGGGGATACCGCATTGTGCCACTGACTGGCCATGCCGCCCTGCCCGTCTAACGGCCGCTGAGCCACCACGACGGAGGCCAGACCCAAAATTTCTTGCCAACGGTGCCAGGTTTTGAAGGCATTCGCTTGGTCTGCGCCAATGAACAGGTACAAATCGGCTTCGGGTTGCTCGGCCTTGAGCTCTTGCAGGGTGTCAAAGGTGTAGGTGGCGCCTTCGCGGTCGATCTCACGCGGGTCCACCACGGCTTGTGGAACTTCGGCAAAGGCCAAACGTGTCATGGCCAGACGATGCGGCGACGCCGTGAGCGTGCGGGTTTTGTGCCACGCATCGCCCGTCGGGATGATGCGCAACTCGTTCAAATGAAACTGCGCAATCGCGTGCTTGGCCAGCGCAAGGTGCGCGATGTGCGGCGGGTCAAACGAGCCGCCAAAAATGCCTAGGCGCTTAGGGTGTTGCGTCACTTCAGCCAATCACGCGGCACCAAAAAGTCATGCAGCAAGGCATGCTCTGGCGTGCCCGCTTCGGGCTGGTGCTGGTACGACCAGCTCACCAACGGCGGCATGGACAACAAAATAGATTCGGTCCGCCCACCCGACTGCAAGCCAAAGTGCGTGCCACGGTCCCACACGAGGTTGAACTCGACATAGCGGCCACGGCGGTACAGCTGGTGGTTGCGCTCGCGCTCGCCATACGGCGTGTTCACGCGGCGGTCGACGATGGGCAAATACGATTCCAAAAAAGCATCGCCCACGCTCTTGAGCATCTCAAAACTACGCTCAAAGCCCAGCTCAGCGAAGTCGTCAAAGAAGATGCCGCCAATGCCGCGCTGCTCGTTGCGGTGTTTGTTGCAGAAGTACGCGTCGCACCAAGTTTTAAAGCGTGGGTACAAGTCGTCACCAAACGGTTGCAGCGCATCGTGGCACACCTGATGGAAATGCTTGGCGTCTTCGGCATAGCCGTAATAAGGCGTGAGGTCCATGCCGCCGCCAAACCAAGCCACGGTTTTGCCGTTGGCGGGGGTGGCTGCAATCATGCGCACGTTCATGTGCACGGTGGGCACATAGGGATTGCGGGGGTGAAACACCAAGGACACACCCATGGCTTCAAACGGCGCACCTGCCAACTCTGGGCGGTGCTGTGTGGCCGAAGGCGGCAGCTTGGGGCCACGCACATGCGAAAAGCCACAGCCTGCACGTTCAAACACGGGGCCGTTTTCTAAGATTTGTGTGATGCCATTGCCCTGCAACTGCTCGCCCGGGCCCTTTTCCCACTTGTCCACCAAGAATTTGGCTTGACCGTCTTTGGCTTCAATCGCGCTGGTGATGCGGCTTTGAAGGCCAATGAGGTAGTCGCGGGCGGCGGCTACAACGTGTTCGTGGGTTTGGGTCGTCATCGTGTGCTTAATTCAAAGAGGTTGCGTTTGGTGCTTGGGCCGCTGGCAAGGTGCGCGGCGGCAACGGACGAATGGGCGCAGCTTGGTTGACATGAAAGCCCTGGACGCCTTCATACACCTTGGCCATTTGGGCGTAGTCGGCTTGTACGTCGCCCGTCAAGCGCATGAAGTCGGTCACTTTGGCCAGTTTCTTGCCGTAATCAATGTGCAGCATGCACAAAGGCACATCTGCCCCCAAAGCCAGCTGATAAAAGCCACTGCGCCAGCCATCGGTGAGCTTGCGCGTGCCTTCGGGCGACAAACCAATCCAGAGTATTTCGTCGTTTTGCTTGTGTCGTTTCAGAGAATCCACCATTTCGCCCACCACGCCTTTGGGAGACGAGCGGTCAATCGGCACAGCACCAATGAAACGAATCCAGCGACCAAATAAGGGAATGCGAAACAAACTCTCTTTGGCAAAAAACTGCACGGGCAAGCCCACCGCCCACTTGACCGGCATCATGGTGATGAAGTCCCAGTTGCTGGTGTGGGGGTAGCCGATCAGCACGCCTTGTTTGGCGGGCAGTCCGTCAAACTCGATCTTCCAGCCCATCAGCTTGACCAACCATGCCGCCCAAGCTTGGGGTT
This window contains:
- a CDS encoding 1-acyl-sn-glycerol-3-phosphate acyltransferase, with translation MSAEFSQPMPVPCKPQAWAAWLVKLMGWKIEFDGLPAKQGVLIGYPHTSNWDFITMMPVKWAVGLPVQFFAKESLFRIPLFGRWIRFIGAVPIDRSSPKGVVGEMVDSLKRHKQNDEILWIGLSPEGTRKLTDGWRSGFYQLALGADVPLCMLHIDYGKKLAKVTDFMRLTGDVQADYAQMAKVYEGVQGFHVNQAAPIRPLPPRTLPAAQAPNATSLN
- the hemF gene encoding oxygen-dependent coproporphyrinogen oxidase; its protein translation is MTTQTHEHVVAAARDYLIGLQSRITSAIEAKDGQAKFLVDKWEKGPGEQLQGNGITQILENGPVFERAGCGFSHVRGPKLPPSATQHRPELAGAPFEAMGVSLVFHPRNPYVPTVHMNVRMIAATPANGKTVAWFGGGMDLTPYYGYAEDAKHFHQVCHDALQPFGDDLYPRFKTWCDAYFCNKHRNEQRGIGGIFFDDFAELGFERSFEMLKSVGDAFLESYLPIVDRRVNTPYGERERNHQLYRRGRYVEFNLVWDRGTHFGLQSGGRTESILLSMPPLVSWSYQHQPEAGTPEHALLHDFLVPRDWLK
- the nadD gene encoding nicotinate-nucleotide adenylyltransferase yields the protein MTQHPKRLGIFGGSFDPPHIAHLALAKHAIAQFHLNELRIIPTGDAWHKTRTLTASPHRLAMTRLAFAEVPQAVVDPREIDREGATYTFDTLQELKAEQPEADLYLFIGADQANAFKTWHRWQEILGLASVVVAQRPLDGQGGMASQWHNAVSPDVQRLDMPSLNVSATEIRAHVAKGTHPDPKMHAWLPAAVQHYIEKHSLYR